One segment of Pseudomonas sp. FP2196 DNA contains the following:
- a CDS encoding alpha/beta fold hydrolase, whose protein sequence is MRPEIAVLDIQGQYRVYTEFYRADAAEKTIILVNGSMATTASFAQTVKNLHPQFNVVCYDQPYAGRSKAHNRHEKHLTKDVEGQILLELIDHFAAEHVLSFSWGGAATLVALAHQPRRIEKAVISSFSPVINAHMLDYLERGVDYLGQRDGDRVGELVNSTIGKHLPSLFKRFNYRHVSSLAEHEYGQMHFHISDVLHSDRQCYLNAAQKINVPVLFLNGEWDEYTAADDARLFGNHVAQSTFTTLQATGHFLDMEHKAACRDSQNALLGFLKPAPQASRTRYSFVQDHHALAI, encoded by the coding sequence ATGAGGCCAGAAATCGCTGTGCTGGATATACAGGGTCAGTATCGGGTTTACACGGAGTTCTATCGCGCAGACGCCGCAGAAAAGACCATCATCCTGGTCAACGGCTCGATGGCCACGACTGCGTCGTTTGCACAAACCGTGAAAAATCTGCACCCGCAATTCAACGTGGTCTGCTACGACCAGCCCTACGCGGGCCGGTCAAAAGCCCACAACCGCCATGAGAAACATCTGACGAAGGACGTCGAAGGCCAGATTCTGCTGGAGCTGATCGACCACTTCGCCGCCGAGCACGTGCTGTCGTTCTCCTGGGGCGGCGCCGCAACCCTGGTTGCCCTCGCGCACCAGCCACGGCGCATCGAAAAAGCCGTGATCAGCTCGTTCTCACCGGTAATCAACGCGCACATGCTCGATTACCTGGAGCGCGGCGTCGACTACCTAGGCCAACGCGACGGCGACCGGGTCGGCGAACTGGTCAACAGCACCATCGGCAAACACCTGCCATCGCTGTTCAAGCGCTTCAACTACCGCCACGTCAGCAGCCTGGCCGAGCACGAATACGGGCAAATGCACTTCCACATCAGCGACGTGCTGCACAGCGATCGTCAGTGCTACCTGAACGCGGCGCAAAAGATCAACGTGCCAGTGCTGTTTCTCAACGGCGAATGGGACGAATACACCGCCGCCGACGATGCGCGCCTGTTCGGCAACCATGTGGCGCAAAGCACTTTCACCACACTGCAAGCCACCGGGCACTTTCTCGACATGGAACACAAGGCAGCTTGCCGGGACAGCCAGAACGCCCTGCTCGGCTTTCTGAAACCGGCGCCGCAGGCTAGCCGAACGCGTTACTCGTTTGTTCAGGATCACCATGCACTGGCCATTTGA
- a CDS encoding pseudouridine synthase gives MRVDRFLSNLPRYNRQQVRLLLVEKRVRIDGKVVSDPHSEVLEFSRVEVDEEVLQLGKPARYFMLHKPPGCVSATRDPQHPTVLDLMDEPDKDDLHIAGRLDFNTTGLMLITNDGTWSRRLTQPQTKLPKVYYVETEQDITAEYALKFAEGIYFAFEDLTTQPAQLELLGPRSARLSIVEGRYHQVKRMFGYFNNKVLRLHRESMGPLLLDNALKPGEYRALRTEEIHLF, from the coding sequence ATGCGCGTCGACCGTTTCCTCAGCAACCTGCCCCGCTACAACCGCCAGCAGGTTCGCCTGTTGCTGGTGGAAAAGCGCGTGCGGATTGACGGAAAAGTCGTCAGCGACCCGCACAGCGAAGTGCTGGAATTCAGCCGTGTTGAAGTCGATGAAGAAGTACTGCAACTCGGCAAACCGGCGCGCTACTTCATGCTGCACAAACCGCCGGGCTGCGTCAGCGCCACCCGCGACCCACAACACCCAACCGTGCTTGACCTGATGGATGAGCCGGACAAGGACGACCTGCACATCGCCGGACGCCTGGATTTCAACACCACCGGATTGATGTTGATCACCAACGACGGCACCTGGTCGCGGCGTCTGACCCAGCCGCAAACCAAACTGCCGAAGGTTTATTACGTCGAAACCGAGCAGGACATCACTGCGGAATATGCGCTCAAGTTTGCCGAAGGGATCTACTTCGCTTTCGAGGATCTGACCACGCAGCCCGCGCAACTGGAGCTGCTCGGCCCGAGGTCGGCGCGCCTGAGCATCGTCGAGGGTCGCTACCATCAGGTGAAGCGCATGTTTGGTTACTTCAACAACAAAGTGCTGCGCCTGCACCGCGAATCCATGGGCCCACTGCTGCTCGATAACGCGCTAAAACCGGGCGAGTACCGCGCTTTGCGCACCGAAGAGATTCATTTGTTCTAA
- a CDS encoding cysteine-rich CWC family protein, producing the protein MPESDLKPDLCPACGARNDCTLADPRTADRACWCYGVSIDPAVLEALPPALRDKSCLCPRCAQVEAQLQAAKTAIP; encoded by the coding sequence ATGCCTGAATCCGACCTTAAACCCGACCTCTGCCCGGCCTGCGGCGCCCGCAACGACTGCACACTGGCCGACCCGCGCACCGCCGACCGCGCCTGCTGGTGCTACGGCGTGAGCATCGACCCGGCGGTGCTCGAGGCCTTGCCGCCAGCACTGCGCGACAAATCCTGCCTGTGCCCGCGTTGCGCGCAGGTCGAGGCGCAACTGCAAGCGGCCAAAACGGCAATCCCGTAA